In the Streptomyces sp. cg36 genome, one interval contains:
- a CDS encoding right-handed parallel beta-helix repeat-containing protein, which produces MAQGTVQVTHTGTSRWRRRTGEYASLAAALEAAADGDVLTVAPGTYRENLVLRRAVTLRGPEGSAGSVRISPVDGVPLTVRASATVQDLQLEGQDAAAPALLIEDGAPELCDLRVVTRSAVGIEVRGAARPTVRRCVVDNPAGIGIGVLDGAGGLFEECEVVAAGQSGVSVRAGAHPRLERCRVHHASGAGLSVTGEGSGLEALGCEVYEIKGAGVQITARAAAHLTDCTVHRTSADGVTLDTDAVLTLSDCDIHDIPENAVDLRSRSVLTLTRTTVRGFGRNGLSVWDPGTRVDANQCEIHDSTGDYPAVWVSDGATAVLEGCRVHDVPDALFVLDRGSRADVVDSDISQVRNTAVSVSDGATAQLDDCRIREAATGAWFRDHGSGGTLANCTIDAAQTGVIVTKGADPRIERCTVTSPAEAGFYVSAEGRGTFHGCRVTGSGGYGFHVVDGCRTTLTRCRTERCARGGYEFGEDGPVAEDCTSDESGVRPGAPEPAAVQSATQTMGLLSTVPGPRPTAPAAPEPVQEPARSSQDVLGELDTLVGLESVKREVRALTDMIEVGRRRQQAGLKAASVRRHLVFTGSPGTGKTTVARLYGQILASLGVLERGHLVEVSRVDLVGEHIGSTAIRTQEAFDRARGGVLFIDEAYALSPEDSGRDFGREAIDTLVKLMEDHRDAVVVIVAGYTAEMERFLRVNPGVASRFSRTITFGDYAPDELLRIVEQQAEEHEYRLGDGTAEALLKYFTVLPKGPAFGNGRTARQTFESMVERHAGRVAQVADASTDDLTLLYADDLPELP; this is translated from the coding sequence ATGGCTCAGGGCACGGTCCAGGTAACCCACACGGGAACGTCGAGATGGCGCCGCCGCACCGGCGAGTACGCCTCGCTCGCCGCCGCCCTGGAGGCCGCCGCCGACGGCGACGTCCTCACGGTCGCCCCCGGCACGTACCGGGAGAACCTGGTGCTCCGGCGGGCCGTGACCCTGCGCGGCCCCGAGGGGTCCGCCGGGTCGGTCCGGATCTCCCCCGTCGACGGCGTGCCGCTGACCGTGCGCGCCTCCGCCACGGTCCAGGACCTGCAGCTGGAGGGCCAGGACGCGGCGGCGCCCGCGCTGTTGATCGAGGACGGCGCGCCCGAGCTCTGCGATCTGCGGGTGGTGACCCGTTCGGCGGTCGGCATCGAGGTGCGCGGCGCGGCCCGCCCCACGGTGCGCCGCTGCGTGGTGGACAACCCGGCCGGGATCGGGATCGGGGTGCTCGACGGCGCGGGCGGGCTGTTCGAGGAGTGCGAGGTGGTGGCGGCCGGGCAGTCGGGCGTTTCGGTGCGGGCGGGCGCCCACCCCCGCCTGGAGCGCTGCCGCGTGCACCACGCCTCCGGCGCGGGCCTGTCGGTGACCGGCGAGGGCAGCGGTCTGGAGGCGCTGGGCTGCGAGGTGTACGAGATCAAGGGCGCCGGCGTGCAGATCACCGCGCGCGCCGCCGCACACCTCACCGACTGCACGGTGCACCGCACTTCCGCCGACGGCGTCACGCTGGACACGGACGCGGTCCTCACGCTCTCCGACTGCGACATCCACGACATTCCGGAGAACGCGGTGGACCTGCGCTCGCGTTCGGTCCTGACCCTCACGCGCACGACGGTGCGCGGCTTCGGCCGCAACGGCCTGTCGGTGTGGGACCCGGGCACCCGGGTCGACGCCAACCAGTGCGAGATCCACGACAGTACGGGCGACTACCCGGCGGTGTGGGTCAGCGACGGCGCGACCGCCGTGCTCGAAGGGTGCCGGGTGCACGACGTGCCGGACGCGCTGTTCGTGCTCGACCGGGGCTCGCGCGCCGACGTGGTGGACAGCGACATCTCGCAGGTGCGCAACACGGCGGTGTCGGTGAGCGACGGGGCGACCGCGCAGCTCGACGACTGCCGGATCAGGGAGGCCGCCACGGGCGCGTGGTTCCGCGACCACGGCAGCGGCGGCACCCTGGCCAACTGCACCATCGACGCGGCGCAGACCGGGGTCATCGTCACCAAGGGCGCCGACCCCAGGATCGAGCGCTGCACGGTCACCTCCCCCGCCGAGGCCGGGTTCTACGTGTCGGCCGAGGGCCGGGGCACCTTCCACGGCTGCCGGGTCACCGGCAGCGGCGGCTACGGTTTCCACGTCGTGGACGGCTGCCGCACGACCCTGACCCGCTGCCGTACCGAGCGCTGCGCGCGCGGGGGCTACGAGTTCGGCGAGGACGGGCCGGTCGCCGAGGACTGCACCAGCGACGAGAGCGGTGTGCGGCCGGGGGCGCCCGAGCCGGCCGCCGTGCAGAGCGCCACCCAGACCATGGGCCTGCTCTCCACGGTGCCGGGGCCGCGCCCCACCGCACCGGCGGCGCCCGAGCCGGTCCAGGAGCCCGCCCGCTCCTCGCAGGACGTGCTGGGCGAACTCGACACGCTGGTGGGCCTGGAGAGCGTCAAGCGGGAGGTGCGGGCGCTCACCGACATGATCGAGGTGGGCCGCCGCAGGCAGCAGGCGGGCCTGAAGGCCGCCTCGGTCCGCCGCCATCTGGTGTTCACCGGCTCCCCCGGCACCGGCAAGACCACGGTGGCCCGGCTCTACGGCCAGATCCTCGCCTCCCTCGGGGTGCTGGAGCGCGGGCATCTGGTCGAGGTGTCCCGGGTCGACCTGGTCGGCGAGCACATCGGGTCGACGGCGATCCGCACCCAGGAGGCGTTCGACCGGGCGCGCGGCGGGGTGCTGTTCATCGACGAGGCGTACGCGCTGTCGCCCGAGGACTCCGGCCGGGACTTCGGCCGGGAGGCGATCGACACCCTGGTGAAGCTGATGGAGGACCACCGGGACGCCGTGGTGGTGATCGTCGCGGGGTACACGGCGGAGATGGAGCGCTTCCTGCGGGTCAACCCCGGTGTGGCATCCCGTTTCTCACGGACCATCACGTTCGGTGACTACGCGCCGGACGAGCTGCTGCGGATCGTGGAGCAGCAGGCCGAGGAGCACGAGTACCGGCTGGGCGACGGGACGGCCGAGGCGCTGCTGAAGTACTTCACGGTGCTGCCCAAGGGCCCGGCGTTCGGCAACGGGCGCACCGCGCGCCAGACGTTCGAGTCGATGGTGGAGCGGCACGCGGGCCGGGTCGCCCAGGTGGCCGACGCCAGCACGGACGACCTGACCCTGCTCTACGCGGACGACCTGCCCGAACTGCCCTGA
- a CDS encoding MOSC domain-containing protein, translating into MESPVQPVVSQINVYPVKSAGGFRLDEAEIEPWGPAGDRRWMVVDATGKAVTQRERARLALAAAGALPGGGVRLSAPGRADLDVPVPEPIGAVGVTLFGKKVKAIPAAESAHQWFSGHLGVEVRLVHLDDPATRRPIDPDFALPGEAVSFADGFPLLVTAVASLDALNALVAQGAHPHEGPLPMNRFRPNVVVDGTEAWAEDHWSRIAIGDLTFRVAKPCGRCVITTTDQETAGRGREPLRTLGRHRRFGTKLVFGQNVVPERPGVIRTGDPVRVLD; encoded by the coding sequence ATGGAGAGCCCAGTTCAGCCGGTCGTCAGCCAGATCAACGTCTACCCAGTCAAGTCGGCCGGGGGGTTCCGACTGGACGAGGCGGAGATCGAGCCATGGGGTCCGGCGGGCGACCGCCGCTGGATGGTCGTCGACGCCACCGGGAAGGCCGTGACCCAACGCGAGCGCGCACGGCTCGCGTTGGCCGCCGCCGGCGCTCTGCCGGGCGGCGGCGTCCGGCTGTCCGCGCCCGGCCGCGCCGACCTGGACGTCCCGGTGCCCGAGCCGATCGGCGCCGTCGGGGTCACGCTCTTCGGCAAGAAGGTCAAGGCGATACCGGCGGCGGAGTCGGCGCACCAGTGGTTCAGCGGCCACCTGGGGGTGGAGGTCCGGCTGGTCCACCTCGACGACCCGGCGACGCGCCGCCCGATCGACCCCGACTTCGCGCTCCCGGGCGAGGCCGTGAGCTTCGCCGACGGCTTCCCCCTCCTGGTCACCGCCGTGGCGTCGCTGGACGCGCTCAACGCGCTGGTGGCACAGGGCGCCCATCCGCACGAGGGCCCGCTTCCCATGAACCGCTTCCGCCCCAACGTCGTCGTCGACGGCACCGAGGCGTGGGCCGAGGACCACTGGTCGCGCATCGCCATCGGCGACCTGACCTTCCGGGTCGCCAAGCCCTGTGGCCGCTGCGTCATCACCACCACCGACCAGGAGACCGCCGGGCGCGGGCGCGAGCCGCTGCGCACGCTGGGCCGTCACCGGCGCTTCGGCACCAAGCTGGTGTTCGGGCAGAACGTCGTCCCCGAGCGCCCCGGTGTCATCCGCACCGGTGATCCCGTGCGCGTTCTCGATTGA
- a CDS encoding DUF6643 family protein, whose protein sequence is MTSPRSTYGGGYYSAPSFPDTPIYDSLVAERGTPQIAPIRVPSLYDTGNSYLPALPASLPALPAGPSQQQPAYASSYGYQQAPQPMPLQQAPAPYIPQQVGAPRAYPGPQAPQQRPVAPAGYEAMRPAAPRPAPAPSPYDGYNQPYQNTGY, encoded by the coding sequence ATGACCTCCCCCCGCTCCACCTATGGCGGCGGTTACTACTCCGCGCCGTCCTTCCCGGACACCCCCATCTACGACTCCCTCGTCGCAGAGCGGGGCACGCCTCAGATCGCCCCGATCCGAGTGCCTTCCCTCTACGACACCGGGAACAGCTACCTGCCGGCCCTGCCCGCCTCGCTCCCCGCGCTGCCGGCCGGTCCCTCGCAGCAGCAGCCCGCCTACGCCTCCTCGTACGGCTACCAGCAGGCGCCGCAGCCGATGCCGCTGCAGCAGGCGCCCGCGCCCTACATCCCGCAGCAGGTCGGCGCCCCGCGCGCGTACCCCGGCCCGCAGGCCCCGCAGCAGCGTCCGGTGGCCCCGGCCGGCTACGAGGCGATGCGCCCGGCGGCCCCGCGCCCCGCGCCCGCCCCGTCGCCCTACGACGGCTACAACCAGCCGTACCAGAACACCGGGTACTGA
- a CDS encoding TerD family protein has protein sequence MSMLKGSNVPVAARTVRVELAWRPGPGVPDADASALLIAAGTGKVRSDADFVFYNQPVHASGAVRHEGKRTSAEGVTDTLLVDLARVEAEVERVVLAASTDGGTFGRVPGLCVRVLDAESGTEIARFDSADATVERAFILGELYRRQGAWKFRAVGQGYDSGLEGLATDFGITVDQPAAAPAPAPAAPAPAPAPAPAPAWQRPAPTAPVPPAQVPPPPAAAPPVPAYPAAPPAPAPVRLTKVTLTKSAPTVSLAKQGGSSGALRVNLNWEVRKQFSGWGAKLGRAVANHSDLDLDLCALYELADGRKGVVQALGNAFGSLSRPPYIHLDGDDRTGAVTSGENLTVNLDHKDQLRRVLIFVTIYEGARSFADLHATVTLQPQHGAAVDFSLDECTVPSTVCALALITNNGGDLVVQREARYLVPARGVSPQRTVDQAYGWGMNWTPGRK, from the coding sequence ATGTCCATGCTTAAAGGGTCCAATGTGCCGGTGGCGGCGCGGACGGTACGCGTCGAATTGGCCTGGCGTCCGGGCCCCGGGGTGCCGGACGCCGACGCCTCCGCGCTGCTGATCGCGGCGGGCACCGGGAAAGTCCGCTCCGACGCGGACTTCGTCTTCTACAACCAGCCGGTCCACGCCTCCGGCGCCGTCCGGCACGAGGGCAAGCGGACCTCGGCCGAGGGCGTGACGGACACGCTCCTCGTCGACCTCGCGCGCGTGGAGGCGGAGGTGGAGCGGGTGGTGCTCGCCGCCTCCACCGACGGAGGAACGTTTGGCCGCGTGCCGGGGCTGTGCGTACGGGTCCTCGACGCGGAGAGCGGGACGGAGATCGCCCGCTTCGACAGCGCGGACGCGACCGTGGAGCGGGCGTTCATCCTGGGGGAGCTGTACCGGCGCCAGGGCGCCTGGAAGTTCCGGGCGGTGGGCCAGGGGTACGACTCCGGACTCGAAGGGCTGGCAACGGACTTCGGCATCACCGTCGACCAGCCCGCCGCCGCCCCGGCCCCCGCTCCGGCCGCCCCGGCCCCCGCACCCGCCCCGGCCCCCGCGCCCGCGTGGCAGCGGCCCGCGCCGACGGCTCCGGTCCCGCCCGCCCAGGTCCCGCCGCCGCCCGCCGCGGCCCCGCCCGTGCCCGCGTACCCGGCCGCCCCGCCCGCGCCCGCTCCCGTACGCCTGACCAAGGTCACGCTGACCAAGTCCGCCCCGACCGTCTCGCTCGCCAAGCAGGGCGGCAGCTCCGGCGCGCTGCGGGTCAACCTCAACTGGGAGGTCCGCAAGCAGTTCAGCGGCTGGGGCGCCAAGCTCGGCCGCGCCGTCGCCAACCACAGCGACCTCGACCTCGACCTGTGCGCCCTCTACGAACTCGCCGACGGCCGCAAGGGCGTCGTCCAGGCGCTCGGCAACGCCTTCGGCTCGCTCAGCCGCCCGCCCTACATCCACCTGGACGGCGACGACCGCACCGGCGCCGTCACCTCCGGCGAGAACCTCACGGTCAACCTGGACCACAAGGACCAGCTGCGCCGCGTACTGATCTTCGTCACGATCTACGAGGGCGCCCGCAGCTTCGCCGACCTGCACGCCACGGTCACCCTCCAGCCCCAGCACGGGGCGGCCGTCGACTTCTCCCTGGACGAGTGCACCGTGCCCTCCACGGTGTGCGCCCTCGCGCTGATCACCAACAACGGCGGTGACCTCGTCGTCCAGCGCGAGGCCCGCTATCTGGTCCCCGCGCGCGGGGTCAGCCCGCAGCGGACCGTCGATCAGGCGTACGGCTGGGGCATGAACTGGACCCCCGGCCGCAAGTAG
- a CDS encoding glycosyltransferase yields the protein MSALAWIAVVSLACWLWLLLGQGFFWRTDQRLPARSAPDDWPYVAVVVPARDEAEVLPHSLPTLLAQDYPGEAEIFLVDDGSSDGTAELARALAAREECALPLTVVAPGEPEPGWTGKLWALRQGIALARRGGPEYLLLTDADIAHEPDSLRELVAAARSNGLDLVSQMARLRVASGWERLVVPAFVYFFAQLYPFRWINTPGARTAAAAGGCVLLRTDAAERARIPDSVRQAVIDDVSVARAVRRSGGRIWLGLAERVDSVRPYPRLADLWRMVSRSAYAQLRHSPALLLGTVVGLALIYLAPPLTLLAGMARDDTVAAWAGGLAWLVMAGTYVPMLRYYRQPLALAPLLPFTALLYLLMTVDSAVQHYRGRGAAWKGRTYTRPEAAPDQ from the coding sequence GTGAGCGCCCTCGCATGGATCGCCGTGGTGTCCCTGGCCTGCTGGCTCTGGCTGCTGCTCGGGCAGGGTTTCTTCTGGCGCACGGATCAGCGGCTGCCCGCCCGGTCCGCGCCGGACGACTGGCCGTATGTCGCCGTCGTCGTACCGGCCCGGGACGAGGCGGAGGTGCTGCCGCACAGCCTGCCGACGCTGCTGGCCCAGGACTATCCGGGCGAGGCCGAGATCTTCCTCGTCGACGACGGGAGCTCGGACGGCACCGCGGAGCTGGCCCGGGCGCTGGCCGCGCGCGAGGAGTGCGCGCTGCCGCTGACCGTGGTGGCGCCGGGCGAGCCCGAGCCGGGCTGGACGGGGAAGCTGTGGGCGCTGCGGCAGGGCATCGCGCTGGCCCGCCGGGGCGGGCCCGAGTATCTGCTGCTCACGGACGCAGACATCGCGCACGAGCCGGACAGCCTGCGGGAGCTGGTGGCCGCGGCCCGGTCCAACGGGCTCGACCTGGTCTCGCAGATGGCGCGGCTGCGGGTGGCGAGCGGCTGGGAGCGGCTGGTGGTCCCGGCGTTCGTGTACTTCTTCGCCCAGCTCTATCCCTTCCGCTGGATCAACACCCCGGGGGCGCGCACGGCCGCCGCGGCGGGCGGGTGCGTGCTGCTGCGCACCGATGCCGCCGAGCGGGCGCGGATTCCCGACTCCGTGCGCCAGGCCGTGATCGACGATGTGTCGGTGGCGCGCGCGGTGCGCCGTTCGGGCGGGCGGATCTGGCTCGGGCTGGCGGAGCGCGTGGACAGCGTGCGGCCGTATCCGCGCCTCGCGGATCTGTGGCGGATGGTCTCGCGCAGCGCCTACGCCCAGTTGCGGCACAGTCCGGCGCTGCTGCTCGGCACGGTCGTCGGGCTCGCGCTCATCTACCTCGCTCCGCCGCTCACGCTGCTGGCGGGGATGGCGCGGGACGACACGGTGGCGGCGTGGGCGGGCGGGCTCGCGTGGCTGGTGATGGCCGGGACGTACGTTCCGATGCTGCGCTACTACCGCCAGCCCCTCGCGCTCGCGCCGCTGCTGCCGTTCACCGCGCTGCTGTATCTGCTGATGACGGTGGACTCGGCGGTCCAGCACTACCGGGGACGCGGCGCGGCGTGGAAGGGGCGCACCTACACGCGCCCCGAAGCCGCGCCGGACCAGTGA
- a CDS encoding glutamate racemase, with amino-acid sequence MKIALMDSGMGLLAAAAAVRRLRPDADLVLSSAPDSMPWGPRTPEDVTERALAVARAAAAHRPDALIVACNTASVHALPTLRADLEPGIPVIGTVPAIKPAAANGGPVAIWATPATTGSPYQRGLIRDFAGGVDVTEVPCPGLADAIEHGDEPAIELAIAAAAERTPLAVRDVVLGCTHYELVAERIRTAVHRTGAAAPVMYASAAAVAAQALRRIGADPAPGAPATGGLTVLLNGRPDALPATALGYPEGLLLQAVSPAP; translated from the coding sequence GTGAAGATCGCGCTTATGGACTCCGGGATGGGCCTGCTGGCCGCCGCCGCCGCAGTACGGCGGCTGAGGCCCGACGCCGACCTCGTCCTGTCGTCCGCGCCGGACAGCATGCCCTGGGGCCCGCGCACCCCCGAGGACGTCACCGAGCGCGCGCTCGCCGTCGCCCGCGCCGCCGCCGCACACCGGCCGGACGCCCTGATCGTGGCCTGCAACACCGCCTCGGTGCACGCCCTGCCGACCCTGCGCGCGGACCTGGAGCCCGGCATCCCGGTGATCGGGACCGTGCCCGCGATCAAGCCCGCCGCCGCGAACGGCGGCCCGGTCGCCATCTGGGCCACCCCGGCCACCACCGGCAGCCCCTACCAGCGCGGTCTGATCCGTGACTTCGCCGGCGGCGTGGACGTGACCGAGGTCCCCTGCCCCGGTCTCGCGGACGCCATCGAGCACGGCGACGAGCCCGCCATCGAGCTGGCCATCGCCGCCGCCGCCGAGCGCACGCCCCTGGCGGTAAGGGACGTCGTCCTGGGCTGCACCCATTACGAGCTGGTCGCCGAGCGCATCCGTACGGCGGTCCACCGGACGGGCGCCGCCGCGCCCGTCATGTACGCCAGCGCGGCGGCCGTCGCCGCCCAGGCGCTGCGCCGGATCGGCGCCGATCCGGCCCCCGGGGCCCCGGCCACCGGCGGACTGACCGTGCTGCTCAACGGCCGTCCCGACGCCCTCCCGGCCACCGCGCTCGGCTACCCCGAGGGCCTGCTGCTGCAGGCGGTCAGCCCCGCGCCCTGA